A DNA window from Microcystis aeruginosa NIES-843 contains the following coding sequences:
- a CDS encoding DUF5615 family PIN-like protein: MSQIRLYLDEDAGQRSVVQALRNLKIDVITTWEADNIQLPDPDQLVWATQQGRVIYTFNVGDFCRLHKSYMMRSMSHTGIIVAAKQRYSVGEQVKAIANLIATRSAEDIKNQLIFLGDYLE; the protein is encoded by the coding sequence GTCTCTACCTTGATGAAGATGCGGGTCAACGCTCGGTCGTGCAAGCTTTGCGGAATCTGAAGATTGATGTAATTACCACTTGGGAAGCGGACAACATTCAGCTACCCGATCCCGATCAACTGGTTTGGGCAACCCAGCAAGGTCGGGTAATTTATACTTTTAATGTAGGCGATTTTTGTCGATTGCATAAATCATATATGATGCGCTCGATGAGCCATACGGGAATTATCGTGGCCGCGAAACAAAGATATTCCGTGGGAGAACAGGTAAAAGCTATTGCCAATTTAATCGCTACCCGCTCTGCCGAAGATATCAAGAATCAACTCATCTTTTTAGGGGATTATCTAGAATAG
- a CDS encoding IS630-like element ISMae24 family transposase, with product MRLIRDLNPESQKMLERIYRASKHHQVRERAKCILLSFQGTTIEELSGIFGVTRKTIYNWLTAWEDRKLIGFYNRRGRGRKPKLTEAQGQQVIDWVKEEPKSLKKIQIKIVEEGKLTVSKDKIKRLIKKINMRWKRVRRGVAKTPDEWELEVKIPILEELKKQEKRGEIEIGYLDEMGGDSKPCLPEAWQEEKTTIKLPPIEGKRLNILGIMKRDNQLFYETQVGTVTSEIVINFLDKYCQNIQKKTVIIIDQASIHTSEAFMEKLEEWEKKNLKIFWLPTYSPHLNLIEILWRFLKYEWIEFSAYKDRKSLLAYVKKVLDNFGGEYVINFA from the coding sequence ATGAGATTGATTAGAGACCTAAACCCCGAGAGCCAGAAAATGCTAGAGAGAATTTATCGAGCTAGTAAACATCATCAAGTAAGAGAGCGAGCGAAATGTATACTCTTAAGTTTTCAGGGAACCACGATAGAAGAATTGAGCGGAATATTTGGAGTTACGAGAAAGACCATCTATAATTGGTTGACGGCCTGGGAAGATAGAAAACTAATTGGTTTTTATAATCGTCGAGGAAGAGGGAGAAAACCTAAATTGACAGAAGCACAAGGTCAACAAGTTATTGACTGGGTAAAAGAAGAACCGAAAAGCTTAAAAAAAATCCAGATAAAAATTGTAGAAGAAGGGAAATTAACCGTAAGCAAAGACAAGATAAAAAGACTCATAAAAAAAATCAACATGAGGTGGAAAAGGGTGAGAAGAGGGGTCGCCAAAACCCCTGATGAGTGGGAGCTTGAGGTCAAAATACCTATTTTAGAAGAACTAAAAAAACAGGAAAAAAGAGGAGAGATTGAGATAGGATATTTGGATGAAATGGGAGGGGATTCAAAGCCTTGTCTTCCTGAGGCTTGGCAAGAAGAAAAAACCACGATAAAGTTACCACCAATTGAAGGTAAAAGACTAAATATTTTAGGAATAATGAAACGAGATAATCAATTATTTTATGAGACACAGGTCGGAACGGTTACTAGCGAGATAGTTATTAATTTTCTGGATAAATATTGCCAAAATATACAGAAAAAAACTGTCATAATAATTGACCAAGCTTCCATTCATACCAGCGAGGCATTTATGGAGAAACTTGAGGAATGGGAAAAGAAAAACTTGAAAATATTTTGGTTGCCCACTTATTCACCTCATTTAAATTTAATTGAAATATTATGGAGATTTTTAAAATATGAATGGATTGAATTTAGCGCCTATAAAGACCGAAAGAGCCTCCTCGCTTACGTTAAAAAAGTGCTGGACAATTTTGGAGGCGAGTATGTAATTAATTTTGCCTAG